The Doryrhamphus excisus isolate RoL2022-K1 chromosome 1, RoL_Dexc_1.0, whole genome shotgun sequence genome includes a window with the following:
- the LOC131143053 gene encoding musculoskeletal embryonic nuclear protein 1-like isoform X2: MSQSGEVKKKKRPPMKEEDLKGARSKLGLKGEVKSKTYEVMAECERMGKVAPSVFSGVRTGAETSLEKPAAKAPGASVFNK; this comes from the exons ATGTCACAG TCAGGTGaagtgaagaagaaaaagcgTCCGCCGATGAAGGAGGAGGACCTGAAAGGAGCCCGCAGTAAACTGGGTCTGAAGGGCGAGGTCAAGAGTAAAACCTATGAGGTCATGGCTGAGTGTG AGCGGATGGGCAAAGTTGCACCATCGGTGTTTAGCGGTGTAAGGACGGGGGCCGAGACGTCCCTGGAGAAGCCAGCCGCCAAAGCTCCTGGTGCCAGTGTCTTCAACAAGTAG